In the Arenicella chitinivorans genome, GATTCGCTATGGTTTTCAGTTGGGTTTCAAGCAGATGAATTTCGTCAGAGAGCCTGATATGCTCAGTGAGTAGTTTATGGAGAGCTTGTCTTGCGATAGGGGTTAATCCATTGTCAGCATCTTCTAAAACGAAGGGGAGTTCTTTAGTAATGTTGCTGATACCAACCGTCATAATAATGCCGTATTCGGCCAATAGCCCTCGTAATTGATTAGCATTCGTTTTACGCGCATCTTTAAGGCGAGTTCGAATACGCAATAATGTTTGAATATCTTGTTGTTCAAGCGTTTTTACAGGAACAGGGTGAAGACCTGGGCGTAAAGCCGCTTCGGCTATGGCCAAGGCATCGTTCGTATCGTTTTTATTGCCACGCAAGAACGCTTTTACGTGCTGTGCCGGAATGAGTCGAACGGTGAATCCCATGTCAGAGAATGTTCTAGCCCAATAATGAGAAGTGGCGCATGCCTCCATTGCAATAACGGCATTAGGATGTTGCCGCACCTCGTTGAGTAAGCGTTTGCGAGTGACTTGTTTATTGAACTGTTTCTGATTGGCTTGGTTAAGACCGCAGATTTGAAATACGGATTTAGCTAGATCAATACCGAGTAGTGTAATATTGCTCATGATGAATACCTTTTTGAGATTGAGAACCTCCATC is a window encoding:
- a CDS encoding IS110 family transposase — protein: MEVLNLKKVFIMSNITLLGIDLAKSVFQICGLNQANQKQFNKQVTRKRLLNEVRQHPNAVIAMEACATSHYWARTFSDMGFTVRLIPAQHVKAFLRGNKNDTNDALAIAEAALRPGLHPVPVKTLEQQDIQTLLRIRTRLKDARKTNANQLRGLLAEYGIIMTVGISNITKELPFVLEDADNGLTPIARQALHKLLTEHIRLSDEIHLLETQLKTIANQHETAIKLMHLRGIGPISALALYASIGNGAQFKNARQLSAWLGLVPQHHGSGGKVQLSSISKRGSVQLRVLMIHGARTVHNWAARRDDSLSEWVKSVAERRGKHKAVVALANKTARMVWVVLNKGVDALPKHYLANV